In Ancalomicrobiaceae bacterium S20, the following proteins share a genomic window:
- a CDS encoding ABC transporter permease encodes MSLSKAALYALVTLILIWLILPVLIVVPMSFSGARFLAFPPPSWSLRWYEAYLGDPAWMQATRVSLTVAVVSAVLATAMGTAAAYALNLAQSGLMRFLKIVLLLPLVVPIVITAVGVFLVYAQVGLLASMTGLILANVMLGLPYVVTSVLVGLEKFDPVQEMVSRSLGMNRWRTFFIVTLPQIRASVVSGLLFAFISALDETVVALFISGGQNQTLTKRMFTALRDEIDPTIASISTLLTAVSFMTVLLVAVSARGDRSRRTA; translated from the coding sequence ATGTCGCTGTCCAAGGCCGCGCTCTACGCGCTCGTGACGCTGATCCTGATCTGGCTGATCCTGCCGGTGCTGATCGTCGTGCCGATGTCCTTCTCCGGCGCGCGGTTTCTCGCCTTTCCGCCGCCGTCCTGGTCGCTGCGTTGGTACGAGGCCTATCTCGGCGACCCGGCCTGGATGCAGGCGACCCGCGTCAGCCTGACGGTCGCCGTCGTGAGCGCCGTGCTCGCGACAGCGATGGGCACCGCGGCGGCCTACGCGCTGAACCTTGCCCAGTCCGGCCTGATGCGGTTCCTGAAGATCGTGCTGCTCCTGCCGCTGGTGGTGCCGATCGTGATCACGGCCGTCGGCGTCTTCCTGGTCTATGCTCAGGTCGGCCTGCTCGCCTCGATGACCGGGCTGATCCTCGCCAATGTCATGCTCGGCCTGCCTTATGTCGTGACCTCGGTGCTGGTCGGGCTGGAGAAGTTCGATCCCGTGCAGGAGATGGTCTCGCGCAGCCTCGGCATGAACCGCTGGCGCACCTTCTTCATCGTGACGCTGCCGCAGATCCGCGCCAGCGTCGTCTCCGGCCTGCTGTTCGCCTTCATCTCCGCGCTGGACGAGACCGTCGTCGCGCTGTTCATCTCCGGCGGCCAGAACCAGACGCTGACCAAACGCATGTTCACCGCGCTGCGCGACGAGATCGACCCGACCATCGCCTCGATCAGTACGCTCCTGACCGCCGTGTCGTTCATGACCGTGCTGCTCGTCGCGGTCAGCGCGCGCGGCGACCGCTCGCGGAGAACCGCATGA
- a CDS encoding ABC transporter permease: MNAPTRDPALAYRRREQRLVALLLAPAVAVIGLLLIVPLLWLAWQSIRQDGGFTLAHYTRFLTDDVYWRTFLQTFRIAFVVTVATVLLGYPVAYVAAHASPGRRILILAMVVLPFWTSVLVRAYAWLILLQRRGLVNSLLTDLHVIDAPIVMINNEFGTVMATIHILLPFMVLPVYATMQKIPADLVMAGASLGGSPAHVFRRVYLPLSMPGVVAGMVLVFVLTLGFYITPELLGGGRTYMVSMLVSRNIELYNEWGAASSISVVLLACVYLAFRLANRVIPFERIMGAR; the protein is encoded by the coding sequence ATGAATGCTCCGACCAGAGATCCCGCCCTCGCCTATCGGCGCCGCGAACAGCGCCTCGTCGCGCTCCTGCTCGCGCCGGCGGTCGCGGTGATCGGCCTGTTGCTGATCGTGCCGCTGCTGTGGCTCGCGTGGCAGTCGATCCGGCAGGACGGCGGCTTCACGCTCGCCCACTACACCCGCTTCCTGACCGACGACGTCTATTGGCGGACGTTCCTGCAGACGTTCCGCATCGCCTTCGTCGTCACGGTCGCGACCGTGCTGCTCGGCTATCCGGTCGCCTATGTCGCCGCGCATGCCTCCCCTGGCCGGCGCATTCTGATCCTGGCCATGGTGGTCCTGCCGTTCTGGACCAGCGTGCTGGTGCGCGCCTACGCCTGGTTGATCCTGCTGCAACGGCGCGGGCTGGTGAATTCGCTGCTGACCGACCTGCATGTGATCGACGCGCCGATCGTGATGATCAACAACGAGTTCGGGACCGTCATGGCGACGATCCACATCCTGCTGCCCTTCATGGTACTGCCGGTCTACGCGACCATGCAGAAGATCCCTGCCGATCTGGTCATGGCCGGCGCGAGCCTCGGCGGCTCGCCGGCCCATGTGTTCCGGCGCGTCTACCTGCCCCTGTCGATGCCCGGCGTCGTCGCCGGCATGGTGCTCGTCTTCGTGCTGACGCTCGGCTTCTACATCACGCCGGAACTGCTCGGCGGCGGGCGGACCTACATGGTCTCGATGCTGGTGTCGCGCAACATCGAGCTCTACAACGAATGGGGCGCCGCCTCCTCGATCAGCGTCGTGCTGCTCGCCTGCGTCTATCTGGCCTTCCGGCTGGCGAACCGCGTGATCCCGTTCGAACGCATCATGGGAGCGCGCTGA
- a CDS encoding ABC transporter substrate-binding protein — MKVSRSLSMIAASIVALAAALPTVAGAAEQITFVSQGGAYQEAQTKAILNPVAELLGIKVNQDSAPDAWPVIKTQIATGKPIWDVVDTPSQDCIRGGEQGLIEKLDFAQIPNAASMPDAYKSPYSVAYEFYSSVLAFNKKKFGDNGPKSWADFWDVKKFPGTRALRNHPLATLEAALLADGVAPDKLYPLDVDRAFKKLEEIKPHITVWWTSGAQSAQLLADGEVDMEMAWNGRVSAIAKEGAPVGHTFNQGFLQYTSLCILKGAPNLPTAVKFVNAAIKPEIQANFPAYIDYGPGNPAAYATGKISPERAAQMPSSPENAAKQVLISGAWWSSPAGEAALKRWASFIQK; from the coding sequence ATGAAAGTCAGCCGTTCGCTGTCGATGATCGCCGCTTCGATCGTCGCCCTCGCCGCAGCCCTGCCGACCGTGGCGGGCGCGGCGGAACAGATCACCTTCGTCTCGCAGGGCGGCGCCTATCAGGAGGCCCAGACCAAGGCGATCCTGAACCCGGTCGCCGAACTGCTCGGCATCAAGGTCAACCAGGACAGCGCCCCGGACGCCTGGCCGGTGATCAAGACCCAGATCGCGACCGGCAAGCCGATCTGGGACGTGGTCGACACCCCGTCGCAGGACTGCATCCGCGGCGGCGAACAGGGCCTGATCGAGAAGCTCGACTTCGCGCAGATCCCGAATGCGGCGAGCATGCCCGACGCGTACAAGTCGCCCTATTCGGTGGCTTACGAGTTCTATTCGTCGGTGCTCGCCTTCAACAAGAAGAAGTTCGGCGACAACGGCCCGAAGAGCTGGGCCGATTTCTGGGACGTGAAAAAGTTCCCGGGCACGCGCGCGCTGCGCAACCATCCGCTCGCCACACTCGAGGCCGCGCTGCTCGCCGACGGCGTCGCGCCCGACAAGCTCTATCCGCTCGATGTCGACCGCGCCTTCAAGAAGCTCGAGGAGATCAAGCCGCATATCACGGTCTGGTGGACCTCCGGCGCGCAGTCGGCCCAGTTGCTCGCCGATGGCGAGGTCGACATGGAGATGGCCTGGAACGGTCGCGTCTCGGCGATCGCCAAGGAGGGCGCGCCGGTCGGCCACACCTTCAACCAGGGCTTCCTGCAATACACCTCGCTCTGCATCCTGAAGGGTGCGCCGAACCTGCCGACCGCGGTGAAGTTCGTGAACGCCGCGATCAAGCCCGAGATCCAGGCCAACTTCCCGGCCTATATCGACTACGGCCCCGGCAACCCGGCCGCCTACGCGACCGGCAAGATCTCGCCCGAGCGTGCGGCGCAGATGCCGAGTTCGCCGGAGAACGCCGCCAAGCAGGTGCTGATCTCCGGCGCCTGGTGGAGCTCGCCGGCAGGCGAGGCGGCGCTGAAGCGCTGGGCCTCGTTCATCCAGAAGTGA
- a CDS encoding FAD-binding oxidoreductase, with translation MAAASTDTARNAATAPNAFATARPVASLWAATVAGRPAFAPLPGDRTADVVVIGGGYTGLSTARYLAKAGLVPIVLEAGRIGGGGSGRNGGVVSGKFRLGFRDIANAHGIETARYMHDLGVEAIEHVATLIEAYDIQGADYRPTGSLRCAHNEVSFAALRTEADWLRNALGDDAISVLSAEEVAAEIGAKGFVGGMLNTHGGVVHPLAFVLGLAAGLVRDGVAVHEATPVLRFRREDSGVLVETPSGTVRARQVVIATDAYSDLTGATAKVRTSVIPFRSAMIATAPLTGTAGEKLLPTGRSYTETRRMMRWFRKAGDRLLYGGRGAFGKDDSDAAFAALQTAMVQQFPELADVPVTHRWSGLVAMTLDSLPHLGRLDDRVVYCMGFNGSGVALASGIGRHVADLVTGGRPTLGLVTDTPLKAIPFYGLREPAVRVVAGWYQFLDAIGR, from the coding sequence ATGGCCGCCGCCTCGACCGACACAGCCCGCAACGCCGCCACCGCGCCGAACGCTTTCGCGACCGCGCGCCCCGTCGCCTCGCTCTGGGCCGCGACGGTGGCGGGGCGGCCCGCGTTCGCGCCGCTCCCCGGCGACCGGACCGCGGATGTGGTGGTGATCGGCGGCGGCTACACCGGCCTGTCGACCGCGCGCTATCTCGCCAAGGCCGGCCTCGTGCCCATCGTGCTCGAGGCCGGCCGGATCGGCGGTGGCGGCAGCGGCCGCAACGGCGGCGTCGTGTCGGGCAAGTTCCGCCTCGGCTTCCGCGACATCGCCAACGCCCACGGGATCGAGACCGCGCGCTACATGCACGACCTCGGCGTCGAGGCGATCGAGCATGTCGCGACGCTGATCGAGGCCTACGACATTCAGGGCGCGGACTACCGGCCGACCGGCTCGCTGCGCTGCGCCCACAACGAGGTATCCTTCGCCGCCCTGCGGACCGAGGCCGATTGGCTGCGCAACGCGCTCGGCGACGACGCGATCTCGGTGCTGTCGGCCGAGGAGGTCGCCGCCGAGATCGGCGCGAAGGGCTTCGTCGGTGGCATGCTGAATACACATGGCGGCGTCGTCCACCCGCTCGCCTTCGTGCTCGGCCTCGCGGCCGGACTCGTTCGCGACGGCGTCGCCGTGCACGAGGCGACGCCGGTGCTGCGGTTCCGGCGCGAGGACTCCGGCGTGCTGGTCGAAACGCCGTCCGGCACCGTCCGCGCCCGCCAGGTCGTCATCGCGACCGACGCCTATTCGGACCTCACCGGCGCGACCGCGAAGGTCCGCACCTCGGTCATCCCGTTCCGCTCGGCGATGATCGCGACCGCGCCGCTGACCGGCACGGCCGGTGAAAAGCTGCTGCCGACCGGCCGCAGCTACACCGAGACGCGCCGGATGATGCGCTGGTTCCGCAAGGCCGGCGACCGGCTGCTCTATGGCGGCCGCGGCGCCTTCGGCAAGGACGACTCGGACGCGGCCTTCGCCGCGCTCCAGACCGCGATGGTGCAGCAGTTCCCCGAACTGGCGGACGTGCCCGTTACGCATCGCTGGTCGGGGCTCGTCGCTATGACGCTCGACAGCCTGCCCCACCTCGGCCGGCTCGACGACCGCGTCGTCTACTGCATGGGCTTCAACGGTTCCGGCGTCGCGCTCGCCTCCGGCATCGGCCGGCACGTCGCCGACCTCGTCACCGGCGGCCGGCCGACGCTCGGCCTCGTCACCGACACGCCTCTCAAGGCCATCCCCTTCTACGGCCTGCGCGAACCCGCGGTTCGCGTGGTCGCCGGCTGGTACCAGTTCCTCGACGCCATCGGGCGCTGA
- a CDS encoding HAD-IA family hydrolase, producing the protein MKLTDFKVMTFDVVGTLIDFEKGVLDSIRRLGGPKAAAASDDEIFEPYKRGRDKFYGRSSFAMKDVYLHLAKECGFKDDEATADAFQLAVFRWPAFADSVEALARLRKNYRLVAMTNTDRTVLSAYAETLGNPFHDTVTCDETGCAKPDPRFFAFNKGRQSAHGYKQSEILHVAQSQYHDIGVGKAEGYTVCWIERRQGLNGFGGTPTPKVVTKPDYHFSTLKQLADAVDAERAALASAA; encoded by the coding sequence ATGAAACTGACCGATTTCAAAGTGATGACCTTCGACGTCGTCGGCACGCTGATCGACTTCGAAAAGGGCGTGCTCGATTCCATCCGCCGCCTCGGCGGCCCGAAGGCGGCGGCGGCGAGCGACGACGAGATCTTCGAGCCCTACAAGCGCGGCCGCGACAAGTTCTATGGCCGCTCCTCCTTCGCCATGAAGGACGTCTACCTGCACCTCGCCAAGGAATGCGGCTTCAAGGACGACGAGGCGACCGCGGATGCGTTCCAGCTCGCCGTGTTCCGCTGGCCGGCCTTCGCGGACTCCGTCGAGGCGCTCGCCCGCCTGCGCAAGAACTATCGGCTGGTCGCCATGACCAACACCGACCGCACCGTGCTCTCGGCCTATGCCGAGACGCTCGGCAACCCGTTCCACGATACGGTCACCTGCGACGAGACCGGCTGCGCCAAGCCCGACCCGCGCTTCTTCGCCTTCAACAAGGGTCGCCAGTCGGCGCATGGCTACAAGCAGTCGGAGATCCTGCACGTCGCCCAGAGCCAGTATCACGACATCGGCGTCGGCAAGGCCGAGGGTTACACCGTGTGCTGGATCGAGCGTCGCCAGGGCCTAAACGGCTTCGGCGGCACGCCGACCCCGAAGGTCGTGACCAAGCCGGACTATCACTTCTCGACCCTGAAACAGCTGGCCGACGCGGTCGACGCCGAACGCGCCGCGCTCGCCTCGGCCGCCTGA
- a CDS encoding ABC transporter ATP-binding protein, whose product MTAGPHSASFGVSIRSATKRYGEFRALDDVSLDVAPGEFVSILGPSGSGKTTFLGILGGFVQPTSGAIFIGDRDVTWMPPHKRDIGIVFQNYALFPHMSVAENVTFPLRARRMPKSEWPARLASALDMVELGGYGDRRIDELSGGQRQRVALARAMIFEPRLILMDEPLSALDKQLRETMQIELKHLHRKLAATIIYVTHDQREALTMSDRVAIMRKGRIVQIDTPERLHDAPVDSFVAGFIGEAALIPVRRLDGHTVMLGPNRLVAARPVPVADELFLAVHAEKPTIVADGDETAVNRLAGTVIETLYQGESVRVFVEIDGGARLSLRVPSNRHGRSLIKAPGQRIVVALDPDDTVVVPRAP is encoded by the coding sequence ATGACCGCAGGCCCGCATTCGGCAAGCTTTGGCGTCTCGATCCGCTCGGCCACCAAGCGTTACGGCGAGTTCCGGGCGCTCGACGACGTCTCGCTCGACGTCGCGCCGGGCGAGTTCGTCTCGATCCTCGGTCCGTCGGGCTCGGGCAAGACGACCTTCCTCGGCATTCTCGGCGGCTTCGTGCAGCCGACCTCGGGCGCGATCTTCATCGGCGACCGCGACGTGACCTGGATGCCGCCGCACAAGCGCGACATCGGCATCGTGTTCCAGAACTACGCGCTGTTCCCGCACATGAGCGTCGCCGAGAACGTCACGTTCCCGCTGCGCGCCCGCCGCATGCCGAAGAGCGAATGGCCGGCGCGGCTGGCGTCCGCGCTCGACATGGTCGAGCTCGGCGGTTACGGCGACCGGCGCATCGACGAGCTCTCCGGCGGCCAGCGCCAGCGCGTGGCGCTCGCCCGCGCCATGATCTTCGAGCCACGGCTGATCCTGATGGACGAGCCGCTCTCCGCGCTCGACAAGCAGCTGCGCGAGACGATGCAGATCGAGCTGAAGCACCTGCATCGCAAGCTCGCCGCCACCATCATCTACGTGACGCACGACCAGCGCGAGGCGCTGACCATGAGCGACCGCGTCGCGATCATGCGCAAGGGCCGCATCGTCCAGATCGACACGCCCGAGCGCCTGCACGATGCGCCGGTCGATTCCTTCGTCGCCGGCTTCATCGGCGAGGCCGCGCTGATCCCGGTCCGCCGGCTCGACGGTCACACGGTCATGCTCGGGCCGAACCGGCTGGTCGCCGCGCGGCCGGTGCCGGTCGCCGACGAACTGTTCCTCGCCGTCCATGCCGAGAAGCCGACCATCGTCGCCGATGGAGACGAGACGGCCGTCAACCGGCTCGCCGGCACGGTGATCGAGACCCTCTATCAGGGCGAGAGCGTGCGCGTCTTCGTCGAGATCGACGGCGGCGCGCGCCTGTCGCTGCGCGTGCCGAGCAACCGCCATGGACGATCGCTGATCAAGGCGCCCGGCCAGCGCATCGTGGTCGCCCTCGACCCCGACGACACGGTCGTGGTGCCGCGCGCGCCCTGA
- a CDS encoding LysR family transcriptional regulator → MRSLRLALPSLNGLFTFEAAARCGTFGRAATELNVTPAAVSRMIARLEEHVGAPLFERLPGGIVLTEEGRILYDALSRSFSGIETALREIEDRRTGLETVTLSVSTGFTTHWIMPNLAAFKQAFPGVELRFQLITKALGGPVNDVDLGMRFVDAADDRHEATYIMPELLLPICSPGYSDGGSISDARGKAATVINLSEAQPDWSDLFFPGAGAASPSSLIFSDYAVVVQAALLGQGVALGWLNVAAHWLRTGALVPVGNRIMVTGRHCQFLRTRERRDRPIVRAVRDWIIGRLREDLTEIDRLYPDLGLAERL, encoded by the coding sequence ATGCGAAGCCTGCGTCTCGCCTTGCCGTCCCTGAACGGCCTCTTCACCTTCGAGGCCGCCGCGCGCTGCGGCACCTTCGGGCGCGCGGCGACCGAACTCAATGTAACGCCCGCGGCGGTCAGCCGGATGATCGCCCGGCTCGAGGAGCATGTCGGCGCGCCGCTGTTCGAGCGGCTGCCCGGCGGCATCGTCCTGACCGAGGAGGGGCGCATCCTCTACGACGCGCTGTCGCGCAGCTTCTCCGGCATCGAGACGGCGCTGCGCGAGATCGAGGACCGCCGCACGGGGCTCGAGACCGTGACGCTGTCGGTCTCGACCGGCTTCACCACCCATTGGATCATGCCGAACCTCGCCGCCTTCAAACAGGCGTTTCCGGGCGTCGAACTCCGCTTCCAGCTGATCACCAAGGCGCTCGGCGGGCCGGTCAACGACGTCGACCTCGGCATGCGCTTCGTCGATGCCGCCGACGATCGGCACGAGGCGACCTACATCATGCCCGAGCTGCTGCTGCCGATCTGCAGCCCCGGCTACAGCGACGGCGGTTCGATCTCGGATGCGCGCGGCAAGGCCGCGACCGTGATCAATCTCAGCGAGGCGCAGCCGGACTGGTCGGATCTGTTCTTCCCCGGCGCGGGAGCGGCGAGCCCGAGTTCGCTGATCTTCTCGGACTACGCGGTGGTGGTGCAGGCCGCGCTGCTCGGCCAGGGCGTCGCGCTCGGCTGGCTCAACGTCGCGGCGCACTGGCTGCGGACCGGCGCGCTGGTGCCGGTCGGCAACCGGATCATGGTCACGGGCCGGCATTGCCAGTTCCTCAGGACGCGCGAACGGCGCGACCGGCCGATCGTGCGTGCGGTGCGCGACTGGATCATCGGCCGGCTGCGCGAGGATCTGACCGAGATCGATCGGCTCTATCCCGATCTCGGGCTCGCCGAGCGGCTCTGA